The following are encoded together in the Proteiniphilum saccharofermentans genome:
- a CDS encoding glycoside hydrolase family 30 protein, whose translation MKLIFNLKMTTLLILALCCLSYCSDVEKEDNGGTTPPPEPPVAGDVTMYITTNTRSQDFKKQTVDFSTKDNMSPTTLKLEPGTRYQTMDGFGAAVTGSTCYNLMQMTQENRTKFLKETFSTTEGMGQSYIRISIGCSDFSLSEYTCCDTPGLENFALTSEETDYVIPILKEILAINPDIKIMGSPWTPPRWMKVNNLTDLQPFNSWTSGQLNPAYYADYADYFVKWIQAFEAQGIKIYSVTPQNEPLNRGNSASLYMTWQEQRDFVKTALGPKMETAGLNTRIYIYDHNYDYDRNKPENADQGQYPLKIYEDAAAAEFITGAAYHNYGGNKEELNFIHQSRPDKELVFTETSIGTWNDGRNLEVRLIDDMREVALGTVNNWCKGVIVWNLMLDTDRGPNRDGGCQTCYGAVDIDRSNYSTITRNSHYYIVGHLSSVVKPGAVRIGTSGFSESGFYYSAFENPDGTYAVVLLNSTSANRMITLDDGSHHFAYEVPAKSVISYRWKK comes from the coding sequence ATGAAGTTAATATTTAATTTAAAAATGACAACACTACTGATACTGGCGTTATGCTGCCTGTCATACTGCAGCGATGTCGAAAAAGAAGATAACGGGGGTACCACTCCCCCGCCGGAACCACCGGTAGCAGGCGATGTAACGATGTATATCACCACCAACACCCGTTCCCAGGATTTCAAAAAACAGACGGTCGATTTCAGCACAAAGGACAATATGTCGCCGACAACCCTCAAGCTGGAGCCCGGTACGCGTTACCAGACCATGGACGGTTTCGGGGCCGCCGTAACAGGATCTACCTGTTATAACCTGATGCAAATGACGCAGGAGAACCGCACCAAATTCCTGAAGGAAACATTCTCTACAACAGAAGGTATGGGACAAAGTTATATCAGGATATCTATCGGCTGTTCCGATTTCTCGTTGAGTGAATACACCTGTTGTGACACGCCCGGGTTGGAGAATTTTGCCCTAACCTCTGAAGAGACGGATTATGTGATTCCTATCCTGAAAGAGATCCTGGCTATCAATCCCGATATAAAGATCATGGGTTCACCGTGGACTCCTCCCCGGTGGATGAAAGTAAATAATCTCACCGACCTGCAACCGTTCAACTCGTGGACCAGCGGTCAGCTCAACCCGGCATATTATGCTGATTATGCCGATTATTTTGTAAAGTGGATCCAGGCTTTCGAGGCACAGGGAATAAAAATCTATTCGGTAACACCGCAGAATGAACCGCTCAACAGGGGGAATTCCGCTTCGCTGTATATGACGTGGCAGGAACAGCGTGATTTTGTAAAAACCGCGTTAGGTCCTAAAATGGAAACTGCAGGGTTAAACACCAGGATATATATCTACGACCATAATTATGATTACGACCGCAATAAGCCGGAGAATGCCGATCAGGGACAATATCCGCTGAAGATATATGAAGATGCGGCAGCGGCTGAATTTATTACCGGCGCGGCCTATCATAATTATGGAGGGAATAAGGAGGAGCTGAACTTTATCCATCAGTCACGGCCGGACAAGGAACTGGTATTTACCGAAACATCCATCGGCACATGGAACGACGGCCGTAATCTGGAAGTCCGACTGATCGATGATATGAGGGAAGTGGCACTGGGTACTGTAAACAACTGGTGCAAGGGTGTCATCGTGTGGAATCTGATGCTCGATACCGATCGCGGCCCCAATCGCGATGGTGGTTGCCAAACCTGTTACGGTGCTGTCGATATAGACCGTTCCAACTATTCAACCATCACCCGTAATTCACATTACTATATAGTCGGACACCTTTCATCGGTGGTAAAGCCTGGAGCAGTACGTATCGGCACATCGGGTTTTTCGGAATCCGGTTTCTACTATTCTGCATTTGAAAACCCCGACGGCACATACGCCGTAGTGTTGCTCAATAGTACTTCGGCAAACAGGATGATTACACTCGACGACGGGTCTCATCACTTCGCCTATGAAGTACCGGCCAAATCAGTTATCTCTTATCGATGGAAAAAATAA
- a CDS encoding RagB/SusD family nutrient uptake outer membrane protein, with protein MKTKYILSILFACLLASCSLDYDPVGIYSDVTEGVETDSVRIVFKDKAALLSHRQTLLNLFKNGQEHWYLDMLLLAESHSDNAYAGAPNAETTPFEVNSIEGSNTNMRRDWNGHMTNIAHANRMIVNIDKVPDPALTEAERIQYKAEAKILRAMIYFDMVRIWGNVPLITTIAGDITSETIAEVYPAYFPPQTDALTIYQQIEEDLLEGLQYAPDNNPADKTQFSKSVARALLAKVYAEKPLRDYDKVIQYVDQLAADGFALVDDYSDLFEVVLADPNLPPSQQNMAIDAKARNTRESIFEAQFFTGSGSWVTWMFGRPLNNWTEAFTWAKWITPSRDLIRAFNSEQGDKRYNQTVVFYQCDWSIYYPMNNYAFMYKCRSAYNSIIKMRYADLLLLKAEALIGKGDYSGAAQIINQTRRRAGLNNLPASASASKEAILTAYLKERRLELALEGQRWFDLVRLDKVEEVMNAVFDKDEGRPAQVYPYTSLSYILPIPQDVIDQNPNLVQNPGY; from the coding sequence ATGAAGACAAAATATATTTTATCCATCCTTTTCGCTTGTTTACTGGCTTCCTGCTCGCTGGATTATGATCCGGTAGGCATCTATTCGGATGTAACCGAAGGTGTGGAGACCGACAGTGTAAGGATCGTATTTAAAGACAAAGCGGCATTGCTGTCCCACAGGCAAACGCTGTTGAACCTGTTCAAAAACGGGCAGGAACACTGGTACCTCGATATGTTGCTGCTTGCCGAATCGCATTCCGATAATGCGTATGCCGGTGCGCCTAATGCCGAAACAACGCCGTTTGAGGTGAACTCCATCGAAGGATCGAACACAAACATGAGACGCGACTGGAACGGCCATATGACAAACATAGCCCATGCAAACAGGATGATCGTCAACATCGACAAAGTACCCGATCCGGCGTTGACCGAAGCAGAAAGAATCCAATACAAGGCTGAAGCCAAAATACTGAGGGCCATGATTTATTTCGATATGGTAAGAATATGGGGAAATGTTCCTCTGATCACTACCATAGCGGGGGATATTACTTCCGAAACCATTGCCGAAGTATATCCCGCTTATTTTCCGCCTCAAACGGATGCCCTCACGATCTATCAACAGATTGAGGAAGACCTGTTGGAAGGATTGCAATATGCTCCCGATAATAATCCGGCTGATAAGACACAGTTTTCGAAATCCGTGGCCCGTGCATTGCTGGCGAAGGTCTATGCCGAAAAACCGTTACGTGATTACGATAAGGTCATACAGTACGTTGATCAGCTTGCAGCCGACGGTTTTGCGCTGGTCGATGATTACAGTGATCTGTTTGAAGTGGTGCTGGCAGACCCGAACCTTCCTCCGTCACAACAAAACATGGCAATAGATGCAAAAGCGCGTAACACCAGGGAAAGCATCTTCGAAGCACAATTTTTTACGGGAAGTGGCAGTTGGGTCACCTGGATGTTCGGTCGTCCATTGAATAACTGGACGGAAGCGTTCACCTGGGCAAAATGGATCACGCCATCCCGCGACCTGATCAGGGCTTTTAACAGCGAACAGGGTGATAAACGCTATAACCAGACTGTTGTATTTTATCAGTGCGATTGGAGCATCTATTATCCGATGAATAATTATGCCTTCATGTACAAATGCCGTAGCGCTTATAACAGTATAATTAAAATGCGATATGCCGATCTTCTCCTGCTCAAAGCGGAGGCATTGATCGGAAAAGGCGATTACAGCGGCGCAGCCCAGATCATCAATCAGACACGCCGGCGGGCGGGGTTGAATAATTTACCCGCTTCAGCGTCGGCAAGCAAAGAAGCCATTCTCACCGCTTATCTGAAAGAGCGTCGTCTCGAGCTGGCGCTGGAGGGACAACGCTGGTTCGACCTGGTTCGTCTCGATAAAGTGGAAGAGGTGATGAATGCTGTATTTGATAAAGATGAAGGCCGTCCGGCACAGGTGTATCCTTACACAAGCCTGTCATATATTTTGCCTATTCCGCAGGATGTGATCGATCAGAATCCGAACCTTGTCCAGAATCCGGGATATTAA
- a CDS encoding DUF5121 domain-containing protein codes for MKKIKYWMFAFIVSLTLASCSNEVVEPQQEGNPTMQIENQFADVHFGDVLPFEVTVNDNVPLSTLTAILYFGEEEVSKTTIRTKENGQYAGSIEVPYGKNIPDGTATLEFILVNTTMKKATQTFDVPVTRAPYPYLILVTADASYPMLPTGQPNEYTVSSAFPSTELPAYIKTPIVDDKGREILFGWNEGEGGVAEGISTDIPFASPSGGTYSVTFNTRTFDASPFFEVVLNGQKMNMLDKDNYQLDIDLVQGEEITFEGLTGWWADPDFFAEGEDKMTFVPISGKYRVTANLPLNYLKVEALIGSNLATLQPDGTGAIWIIGDNIGKPSYTANHVGWNPPKALCMAPVGDKKYQVTVVGGETVSVDAINFKFFHQKDWGGEFGSQSLTSESDIVFVGNGTNGRDNGNLGIIEGKTLTAGKTYVFTVDVSGGINNAVLIVEEK; via the coding sequence ATGAAAAAAATAAAATATTGGATGTTTGCATTCATTGTTTCCCTTACACTGGCCTCATGCTCCAATGAGGTAGTAGAACCCCAACAGGAAGGGAATCCCACTATGCAGATAGAAAATCAATTTGCCGATGTGCATTTTGGAGATGTCCTGCCGTTCGAAGTGACGGTCAATGACAATGTACCCTTATCTACGTTGACAGCCATATTGTATTTCGGAGAAGAGGAAGTGTCTAAAACAACCATACGTACGAAAGAGAACGGTCAATATGCAGGAAGTATAGAAGTCCCTTACGGGAAAAATATTCCCGACGGAACTGCTACATTGGAATTTATTTTGGTGAATACCACGATGAAGAAAGCGACCCAGACATTCGATGTGCCGGTTACCCGCGCTCCCTACCCCTACCTCATCCTGGTAACCGCCGATGCATCTTATCCCATGCTTCCGACCGGTCAGCCTAATGAATATACGGTCTCATCTGCTTTTCCATCTACCGAATTACCGGCTTACATAAAAACACCGATAGTAGATGACAAGGGACGTGAAATCCTTTTTGGATGGAACGAAGGCGAAGGAGGAGTTGCCGAAGGCATTTCTACTGATATTCCATTTGCAAGTCCGTCCGGCGGTACTTATTCCGTAACTTTCAATACCAGGACGTTTGATGCGTCACCGTTCTTCGAAGTTGTACTTAACGGTCAAAAGATGAATATGCTCGACAAAGACAATTACCAGTTGGATATTGACCTGGTCCAGGGAGAGGAAATCACTTTTGAAGGACTGACAGGTTGGTGGGCAGATCCGGATTTCTTCGCGGAAGGGGAAGACAAGATGACTTTCGTACCGATCAGCGGAAAATACCGTGTAACGGCCAATCTTCCGCTCAACTACCTGAAAGTGGAAGCGCTTATTGGCAGCAACTTAGCCACACTTCAGCCAGACGGAACCGGTGCGATCTGGATTATCGGTGATAACATTGGTAAGCCTTCATACACAGCCAATCATGTAGGATGGAACCCACCAAAGGCATTGTGTATGGCTCCTGTAGGCGATAAAAAGTATCAGGTGACCGTAGTTGGGGGTGAAACCGTAAGTGTGGATGCCATAAACTTCAAATTCTTCCACCAGAAAGACTGGGGAGGAGAATTTGGAAGTCAATCGCTTACCAGCGAAAGCGACATCGTATTTGTCGGTAACGGAACCAATGGCCGGGATAACGGCAACCTGGGTATTATCGAGGGCAAAACGTTGACAGCTGGTAAAACTTATGTATTTACTGTAGATGTATCCGGAGGGATAAATAATGCGGTATTAATAGTAGAAGAGAAGTGA
- a CDS encoding Mrp/NBP35 family ATP-binding protein: MAIYPQLIIDALKNVRYPGTGQDIVSAGMVADDIRIEGMKVSFSLITEKVNDPFIKSVVKMAEQAILMYADKNIEIQGNISVKSKQPPRPELPELLPGVKNIIAVASGKGGVGKSTVCTNLAVALAQKGYKVGLLDADIFGPSVPKMLGVEDEGPALEKKDGRDLIVPIENYGIKMLSIGFFVKKEDAVVWRGAMAGNALKQLIGDADWGELDYFLIDFPPGTSDIHLTLVQTLPITGAVIVSTPQEVALADARKGISMFTGDKVNVPILGLVENMAWFTPAELPENKYYIFGKEGCKRLAEEQGYVLLGQIPIVQSIREGGDDGQPVALQQNSITGMAFSTLADNLIAAVDKRNREQPRTQIVEVSRK, from the coding sequence ATGGCTATATATCCACAATTAATCATCGACGCACTCAAGAATGTGCGCTACCCGGGAACGGGGCAAGACATTGTTTCTGCCGGCATGGTAGCCGACGACATCCGAATCGAAGGTATGAAAGTGAGCTTCTCGCTCATCACTGAAAAAGTAAATGATCCGTTTATTAAATCGGTCGTGAAAATGGCAGAGCAGGCTATCCTGATGTATGCCGACAAAAATATCGAGATACAGGGTAATATCTCTGTCAAGTCAAAACAACCTCCTCGTCCGGAACTCCCTGAACTACTGCCGGGAGTAAAAAATATTATTGCAGTGGCTTCGGGGAAAGGCGGAGTAGGCAAAAGCACCGTATGCACCAATCTCGCGGTGGCCTTGGCACAAAAAGGATATAAGGTAGGATTGCTCGATGCCGATATCTTCGGCCCGTCAGTCCCTAAAATGCTCGGGGTGGAAGATGAAGGGCCGGCTTTGGAGAAAAAAGATGGCCGTGACCTCATTGTTCCGATCGAAAACTATGGAATAAAAATGCTTTCCATAGGGTTCTTTGTCAAGAAAGAAGATGCTGTGGTCTGGCGTGGAGCAATGGCAGGCAATGCATTGAAACAACTGATCGGCGATGCCGATTGGGGAGAGCTGGATTATTTCCTGATTGATTTTCCGCCGGGGACAAGCGATATCCACCTGACCCTGGTACAGACACTTCCCATTACCGGTGCAGTGATCGTAAGTACTCCCCAGGAGGTGGCACTGGCAGACGCACGTAAGGGGATCAGCATGTTTACAGGAGATAAGGTGAATGTACCTATTCTGGGTTTAGTGGAAAATATGGCATGGTTCACACCTGCGGAACTGCCGGAGAATAAGTATTATATCTTCGGGAAAGAGGGTTGTAAACGATTGGCGGAAGAGCAGGGTTACGTTCTATTGGGACAGATACCAATTGTCCAGAGCATTCGTGAAGGTGGCGATGACGGCCAACCGGTAGCATTGCAGCAAAACAGTATCACCGGCATGGCTTTCTCCACACTGGCTGATAACTTGATTGCAGCAGTCGACAAACGAAACCGGGAACAACCCAGGACTCAAATAGTGGAAGTAAGCCGGAAGTAA
- the gdhA gene encoding NADP-specific glutamate dehydrogenase, with translation MRVNDIMTQLEAKHPGESEYLQAVREVLVSIEDVYNQHPEFEKAGIIERIVEPDRVFTFRVPWVDDNGKVHVNIGYRVQFNGAIGPYKGGIRFHSSVTLSSLKFLGFEQTFKNALTTLPMGGGKGGSDFSPKGRSQAEIMRFCQAFVMELWRNIGPDTDVPAGDIGVGGREVGYMFGMYKKLAREHTGTFTGKGMSFGGSRLRPEATGFGALYFVQKMCEAHNIDLKGKTVAVSGFGNVAWGATIKATELGAKVVAISGPDGYIYDPDGVNTPEKIDYMLELRNSGNDVVAPYAEEFPRATFYPGRKPWELKVDIALPCAIQNELNLEDAKRLKENGVLLVAEVSNMGCTAEAVDFFLENEILFAPGKAANAGGVACSGLEMTQNAMHISWSNEEVDKWLHQIMSDIHEQCVVHGKNGQYINYVKGANIAGFMKVADAMMAQGVI, from the coding sequence ATGAGAGTGAATGACATTATGACACAACTCGAGGCAAAACACCCGGGTGAGTCTGAGTATCTTCAAGCCGTAAGAGAAGTGTTGGTATCGATTGAAGACGTATACAACCAACATCCTGAGTTTGAAAAGGCGGGCATTATCGAACGGATAGTGGAACCCGACCGTGTGTTTACTTTCCGTGTCCCATGGGTGGACGACAATGGGAAAGTACATGTGAATATCGGTTACCGGGTACAATTTAATGGAGCAATAGGCCCTTACAAAGGGGGGATTAGGTTCCATTCCTCGGTCACCTTGTCTTCCCTGAAATTTCTGGGATTTGAGCAGACTTTTAAAAACGCGTTGACTACTCTTCCGATGGGAGGTGGTAAAGGTGGATCTGATTTCTCTCCCAAAGGCCGTTCCCAGGCGGAGATCATGCGTTTCTGCCAGGCCTTTGTGATGGAGTTGTGGCGGAATATCGGTCCCGATACCGATGTGCCGGCCGGAGATATTGGCGTTGGTGGACGCGAAGTGGGCTATATGTTCGGTATGTACAAGAAGTTGGCCCGCGAACATACGGGAACCTTTACAGGAAAGGGAATGTCATTCGGAGGCTCGAGACTTCGCCCGGAAGCTACCGGATTTGGAGCACTCTATTTTGTGCAGAAGATGTGCGAGGCACACAATATCGATCTCAAAGGAAAGACCGTAGCTGTTTCCGGTTTTGGAAACGTGGCATGGGGTGCAACCATAAAAGCTACTGAGTTGGGCGCCAAAGTGGTGGCGATCTCAGGCCCCGATGGTTATATCTATGATCCGGATGGTGTGAATACTCCTGAAAAGATCGACTATATGCTTGAATTGCGTAACTCCGGAAATGATGTGGTAGCACCTTATGCCGAGGAATTCCCGAGGGCAACCTTCTATCCCGGAAGGAAACCATGGGAACTCAAAGTCGATATCGCTTTGCCTTGTGCTATTCAGAACGAATTGAACCTGGAAGATGCCAAGCGCTTGAAAGAGAACGGAGTATTGCTCGTCGCAGAGGTCTCTAATATGGGTTGTACGGCCGAAGCGGTAGATTTCTTCCTGGAGAATGAAATACTCTTTGCTCCCGGAAAAGCGGCCAATGCGGGTGGTGTGGCTTGTTCGGGACTGGAAATGACACAGAACGCCATGCATATTTCCTGGAGCAACGAAGAGGTTGACAAGTGGTTGCACCAGATTATGAGTGATATTCATGAACAATGTGTGGTGCATGGTAAAAACGGGCAATATATCAACTACGTAAAAGGAGCCAATATCGCCGGTTTCATGAAAGTGGCCGATGCTATGATGGCCCAAGGGGTAATATAA
- a CDS encoding cadherin repeat domain-containing protein, whose translation MNLIHKILFMTGIISLLLISCNDDEYGPRKESTPVFESASMSPSSFTFGDSVTLTAKITDPATTLTTLVYEIVSENRVISSGEIPIGGDSYEVSHAIFVPLLNNQADNSEVQVNLVARNILKGFASTQVTGLTGNRPVYQQLYLVTDNGGIAILEPQASDKNKYQAGELTFDSSFQFRIAEKLNADNTIDYTGDVYGNVNGRIAMINETGESAFVYAPSADYTKELIFDHYGFSVATTGSTLGAEDLALSLFTPQDINGESFLVLKRTLENGKTYSVFGVLAETRNLFNPDFFGRTAADKVTFLGKTGEYTIYYNPVRKNTFVGVENPSYPDYLLACGWGLGYPTNITSEQIASVYPGKGRTHTDWGFGHVMNYVLLRQIEDGVYQGTFYTPGDHDHYASFKPFENTGWGNEKQAGGFTFTGEQIISGSNNWDIPNGENDPVIESANYRFTINLNDNTVHIEKVIL comes from the coding sequence ATGAACTTGATACATAAAATATTATTCATGACCGGAATAATTTCATTGTTGCTTATATCGTGTAATGATGATGAATACGGTCCCCGCAAAGAATCAACCCCGGTATTTGAGTCGGCAAGTATGAGTCCGTCCTCTTTTACGTTCGGAGATTCTGTTACACTTACGGCAAAAATAACCGATCCGGCTACTACCCTTACCACATTAGTTTATGAAATAGTTTCCGAAAACCGGGTCATTTCGTCAGGGGAAATACCCATAGGAGGTGACTCGTACGAAGTCTCCCATGCAATCTTTGTGCCGCTGCTGAATAATCAGGCCGATAATTCAGAAGTACAGGTCAACCTGGTTGCACGGAATATTTTGAAAGGATTCGCATCAACTCAGGTCACGGGTCTGACCGGGAACCGTCCGGTTTACCAGCAACTTTATCTGGTTACTGACAATGGAGGTATAGCCATTCTGGAGCCTCAGGCCTCAGATAAAAATAAATACCAGGCCGGAGAACTGACTTTCGACAGTTCATTTCAGTTCAGGATAGCGGAAAAACTCAATGCCGACAATACGATTGATTATACAGGAGATGTATATGGAAATGTGAACGGAAGGATAGCGATGATCAACGAGACCGGCGAATCGGCTTTTGTGTATGCCCCATCGGCTGATTATACAAAAGAACTCATCTTCGATCATTATGGATTTTCCGTAGCAACAACGGGAAGTACTCTCGGCGCGGAAGATCTGGCATTAAGCCTTTTCACCCCACAGGATATCAACGGCGAATCTTTCCTTGTGCTTAAACGTACACTGGAGAATGGTAAGACCTATTCGGTATTCGGAGTACTGGCTGAAACAAGAAATCTATTTAATCCGGATTTCTTCGGACGTACAGCTGCTGATAAGGTTACTTTCTTAGGAAAAACAGGGGAATATACCATTTATTATAATCCTGTCCGTAAGAACACTTTCGTGGGTGTAGAGAATCCTTCGTATCCTGATTATCTTCTGGCTTGCGGCTGGGGATTGGGGTATCCAACAAATATCACTTCCGAACAAATTGCTTCGGTATATCCGGGGAAAGGCAGAACCCATACCGATTGGGGATTCGGACATGTTATGAACTATGTGTTACTGCGTCAGATCGAAGATGGCGTGTATCAGGGAACATTCTATACGCCGGGTGACCACGACCATTATGCAAGCTTCAAACCGTTTGAAAATACCGGTTGGGGTAATGAAAAGCAAGCGGGTGGATTTACTTTTACCGGCGAACAGATCATTTCCGGCAGCAATAACTGGGATATCCCGAACGGAGAGAATGATCCGGTAATAGAATCCGCCAACTACAGGTTCACCATCAACCTGAATGACAACACAGTACATATTGAAAAGGTAATACTGTAA
- the trmB gene encoding tRNA (guanosine(46)-N7)-methyltransferase TrmB, producing MAKNKLAKFADMATYENVFQYTFDTLKEEGFPFKGKWHTYFGNTNPVVLELGCGKGEYTVGLARKFPEKNFIGIDIKGARMWTGASQALEEGLTNAAFLRTRIELINHFFAQDEVSEIWITFPDPQMKKTNKRLTSTRFMEQYSRMLKEGGIIHLKTDSNFLYRYSKVMIAENRLETFFDTEDLYNSGLNGDILEIRTFYEQQWLSRGLNIKYIRFLCPKNHNWTEPNVEIEKDEYRSFGRDARI from the coding sequence ATGGCAAAGAATAAACTGGCCAAATTTGCCGATATGGCCACTTACGAGAACGTGTTTCAATATACCTTCGATACGTTAAAGGAAGAAGGGTTTCCTTTCAAAGGAAAATGGCATACTTATTTTGGCAACACCAATCCTGTCGTACTTGAACTGGGTTGCGGTAAAGGAGAATATACAGTCGGACTGGCACGTAAATTTCCAGAGAAGAACTTTATCGGGATCGATATCAAAGGTGCACGAATGTGGACCGGTGCCTCCCAGGCGCTGGAAGAAGGTTTGACAAATGCAGCTTTTCTCCGGACACGTATCGAACTTATCAACCACTTCTTTGCTCAGGATGAAGTATCAGAGATATGGATCACTTTTCCTGATCCCCAGATGAAGAAAACCAACAAACGGCTCACATCTACCCGGTTTATGGAGCAGTACAGCCGGATGCTGAAAGAGGGGGGTATCATCCATCTGAAGACGGATAGTAATTTCCTGTACAGATACTCCAAAGTAATGATAGCGGAAAACCGGCTTGAAACCTTCTTTGATACAGAAGATCTCTACAACTCCGGATTGAATGGGGATATCCTCGAAATCCGCACGTTCTATGAACAACAGTGGCTCTCACGTGGTTTAAACATCAAATATATCCGCTTTCTCTGCCCGAAAAATCACAATTGGACAGAGCCGAACGTAGAAATAGAAAAAGACGAGTATCGCAGCTTTGGTCGCGATGCCCGCATATAG